Proteins encoded together in one Sphingomonas radiodurans window:
- the kdsA gene encoding 3-deoxy-8-phosphooctulonate synthase gives MIVSVGGVTFGNDLPFVLVSGPCQIESRDHALRLAEAIAAMARAAGVPFVFKSSFDKANRTSIGGRRGVGIDEGLRVLADVRAAIGCPVLTDIHAPEQAAPTADAVDILQIPAFLSRQTDLLLAAGRTGAAVNVKKGQFLAPWDMAAVAAKIASTGNERIILTDRGASFGYNMLVSDLRALPIMAETGYPVMYDATHSVQAPGGMGGSSGGDRRFAPPLARGAVAVGVAAVFAEAHDDPDQAPSDGPVMLPLEWLPRLLEDLRRIDAVVKEG, from the coding sequence ATGATTGTGAGCGTTGGTGGGGTGACGTTCGGCAACGATCTGCCGTTCGTGCTGGTGAGCGGCCCGTGCCAGATCGAAAGCCGCGATCATGCGCTGCGGCTGGCCGAGGCGATCGCCGCGATGGCGCGGGCGGCGGGCGTGCCGTTCGTGTTCAAATCCTCGTTCGACAAGGCGAACCGCACGTCGATCGGCGGACGGCGCGGGGTGGGGATCGACGAGGGGCTGCGCGTGCTCGCCGACGTGCGGGCCGCGATCGGCTGCCCGGTGCTGACCGATATCCACGCACCCGAGCAAGCAGCCCCGACCGCCGACGCGGTGGATATCCTCCAGATCCCGGCGTTCCTGTCACGCCAGACCGACCTGCTGCTCGCGGCGGGACGCACCGGGGCGGCGGTGAACGTGAAGAAGGGCCAGTTCCTCGCGCCGTGGGACATGGCGGCGGTGGCGGCAAAGATCGCCTCGACCGGCAACGAACGGATCATCCTCACCGATCGCGGCGCGAGCTTCGGCTACAACATGCTCGTCAGCGATCTGCGCGCGCTGCCGATCATGGCGGAGACGGGCTATCCGGTGATGTATGACGCGACGCATTCGGTGCAGGCGCCGGGCGGAATGGGGGGCTCCTCCGGTGGGGACCGTCGCTTCGCCCCGCCGCTGGCGCGCGGGGCGGTGGCGGTCGGGGTGGCAGCGGTGTTCGCGGAGGCGCACGACGATCCGGATCAAGCGCCGTCGGACGGCCCTGTGATGCTGCCGCTGGAATGGCTGCCGAGATTGCTTGAGGATTTGCGGCGGATCGATGCGGTGGTGAAGGAGGGGTGA
- a CDS encoding histidine phosphatase family protein, whose translation MRAIIVRHGNTFAPGEPPRRIGARTDLALVKCGREQARALADNFASVRFDRCLTSPLLRTRKTAAIVVPYLVAESAAWLREIDHGSDEGQTEEAVTARIGAEALAAWEGDAVPPPGWIVNAAERIAAWRGFFEGSEGTVLLVTSNGAARFALIALGAKPAKLRTGAFGEVIDHQVIAWNERPPA comes from the coding sequence ATGAGGGCGATCATCGTGCGCCACGGCAACACCTTTGCGCCGGGCGAGCCGCCGCGCCGGATCGGCGCCCGCACCGATCTCGCACTGGTCAAGTGTGGACGGGAACAGGCGCGCGCGCTAGCGGACAATTTTGCCAGCGTACGCTTCGATCGATGCCTGACCTCGCCGCTTCTTCGCACGCGCAAGACCGCGGCGATCGTCGTGCCGTATCTGGTCGCAGAGTCTGCCGCATGGCTGCGCGAGATCGATCATGGGTCGGACGAGGGGCAAACCGAAGAAGCCGTGACCGCCCGGATCGGGGCAGAAGCGCTTGCGGCGTGGGAAGGCGATGCCGTCCCGCCGCCGGGCTGGATCGTCAATGCGGCCGAGCGGATCGCGGCGTGGCGCGGGTTCTTCGAGGGCTCGGAAGGCACCGTGCTGCTGGTCACGAGCAACGGCGCAGCGCGCTTCGCGCTGATAGCGTTAGGTGCGAAGCCGGCGAAGCTCCGCACCGGCGCTTTTGGCGAAGTGATCGATCATCAAGTCATTGCTTGGAACGAGAGACCGCCGGCGTAG
- the kdsB gene encoding 3-deoxy-manno-octulosonate cytidylyltransferase produces MSLLVVIPARGPSTRLPMKPLREIAGVSLLHRTIAFARRALAEIDATLVVATDDPRIAAHAEAAGCAAVMTDPAIASGSGRALAAARLQAEAPAIIVNLQGDAPFQPADALTAVVAALRDGDMDVATPVVQLSWDTLDAFRAHKWAAPFSGTTCVRAADGRALWFSKTILPALRDESAMRRAGLPCPVWRHVGLYGYRRAALEAFEAAPPTELEQLEGLEQLRLLELGLRIAAVEVAPAVFDMSGIDTEVDIARAEALIAAHGDPHCA; encoded by the coding sequence ATGAGCCTGCTCGTCGTCATCCCCGCACGCGGACCTTCGACTCGGTTGCCGATGAAGCCGCTGCGGGAAATTGCCGGTGTCAGTCTGCTCCACCGGACTATCGCCTTTGCGCGCCGCGCGCTGGCCGAGATCGACGCTACGCTGGTGGTCGCGACCGACGATCCGCGAATTGCTGCGCATGCCGAGGCGGCGGGGTGCGCCGCGGTGATGACCGATCCGGCGATCGCTTCCGGCTCGGGGCGCGCGCTCGCCGCCGCGCGGCTGCAAGCGGAGGCGCCCGCGATCATTGTCAATCTGCAGGGTGATGCACCGTTTCAGCCGGCCGACGCGCTGACCGCCGTGGTCGCCGCTCTGCGCGACGGCGATATGGATGTAGCGACCCCTGTCGTGCAGCTGTCGTGGGACACGCTGGATGCGTTCCGCGCGCACAAATGGGCAGCCCCGTTCAGCGGCACGACGTGCGTGCGCGCCGCCGATGGCCGCGCCTTGTGGTTCTCCAAGACGATCCTGCCGGCGCTTCGCGACGAGTCCGCAATGCGCCGCGCTGGCCTCCCCTGCCCCGTGTGGCGGCATGTCGGGCTTTACGGCTACCGCCGCGCCGCGCTCGAAGCGTTCGAGGCGGCGCCGCCGACCGAACTCGAACAGCTGGAGGGGCTGGAGCAATTGCGGCTGCTTGAACTCGGGCTGCGGATCGCTGCGGTTGAGGTCGCGCCGGCTGTGTTCGACATGTCGGGGATCGACACCGAAGTGGATATCGCCCGCGCCGAGGCGCTGATCGCGGCGCACGGCGACCCGCATTGCGCATGA
- a CDS encoding glycosyltransferase, whose amino-acid sequence MVRENRGYDFGAWAHLLRLEPALYGADALYIINDSIFGPSDPKQFGDVIAAARANPADLVGLTESLERGWHMQSYFLRANAAVLSSYAFQIFVNSVRVIPDKDDLINEFEVPLTQRLCASGYTAAALFKVDEARKPTLFSWKRLLVAGYPFVKLLLVRGRFPHIDTDGMDKALKRAGFDQDLLDATLACRTDEPLPEPSYPLLARPLTSRLKDEEPPRKPYKVAFYGPWNYDNGLGSASRGIIAGIRAAGVRLNLHPIHKPFHVHKPLTPPHDVIDFDGAADIAIVHLNPDSWHLLTDEQRSEIGRARRRIGYWVWEMEHLPKAWRRDFSSVDRIWAPSGYNAALYEAQDEAPVDVVPHVVPVEVDMASNRAPIREALGLPSERRLFLYVFDGASYLVRKNPAALIRAFGASKLAEQGWSLVLKTKHLMDRAGDGEALAALAGETDGVILLDRSLSSRELSDLVAACDIYVSPHCAEGFGLTVAEAMAAGRVVVATDYSGTTQFLDDSCGFPVRATSWTLAEDHGHYTKGGTWAKVDEAALADALSTAAARIDAGDTSIGEAARDRIAQMLSIAAVGATVAKSLDAVLTDTTDIRRAPPRIEEGATGTPLSAFDPGAILKVVPLKAGSLVPTTNALASVDDDREVWAMFVPENGGVHPLTRRIFERHATPRPDVSLFYADDAAFGEATLLDQIRLKPQFDQTLFAAQDYIGAPLFVRGSALHELGGVNEDLGEAGLYDLVLRAAERGMSIGRIPEVLLVQPGERPIAPADARRALIENSPLYAGYDVSSGPAANTLQLAARFGDDRPQVTICVPTRRTAIEDGDGTYIERLLASIATADWPAHRLTVIVADDIAGRPEWEHGDWPFTLRRIETLREPHVPFNFAAKVNTLWRAAESDLVMITNDDVVALDSGWVAALAGFAMDRDVGAVGPRLLYDDGTIQHAGIYGGVLGTSVHAWLGRRPGAPTYQDWAMTQREVSMITGALIATRRSVLEAVGGVDERFSLEFNDVDLCLKIRQLGLRIVYNPAAELIHSEKKSRGDTVPPGEQLALFLSRWQDWLADDPALPPRLRRDMLDLTPSAGRGDWFV is encoded by the coding sequence ATGGTGCGCGAGAATCGGGGCTATGATTTCGGCGCCTGGGCGCATCTGCTGCGGCTCGAACCGGCGCTGTACGGTGCGGACGCGCTGTACATCATCAACGACAGCATCTTCGGCCCAAGCGATCCAAAACAGTTCGGCGACGTGATCGCAGCGGCGCGTGCCAACCCGGCCGATCTGGTCGGGCTGACCGAGTCGCTCGAGCGCGGCTGGCACATGCAGAGCTATTTCCTGCGCGCCAACGCCGCGGTGCTGTCGTCTTACGCCTTTCAGATCTTCGTCAATTCGGTGCGCGTGATCCCCGACAAGGACGATCTGATCAACGAATTCGAAGTGCCGCTGACGCAGCGGCTGTGCGCCTCGGGCTATACCGCTGCAGCGCTGTTCAAGGTCGATGAAGCGCGTAAACCAACGCTCTTCTCGTGGAAGCGGCTGCTTGTCGCCGGCTATCCGTTCGTGAAGCTGCTGCTCGTGCGTGGCCGTTTCCCGCATATCGATACCGACGGGATGGACAAGGCGCTCAAGCGCGCCGGGTTCGACCAGGATCTGCTCGACGCGACTCTCGCCTGTCGCACCGACGAGCCGCTGCCCGAGCCCAGCTACCCCTTGCTTGCCCGCCCGCTCACGTCGCGGCTGAAGGACGAGGAGCCGCCGCGCAAGCCGTACAAGGTCGCCTTCTACGGCCCGTGGAACTACGACAATGGCCTGGGCTCGGCGAGCCGCGGGATCATCGCCGGCATTCGCGCCGCCGGCGTCCGGCTGAACCTGCACCCGATCCACAAGCCGTTCCATGTTCACAAGCCGCTGACCCCGCCGCACGACGTGATCGACTTCGACGGGGCGGCGGATATCGCGATCGTTCATCTCAACCCCGATTCCTGGCATCTCCTAACCGACGAGCAGCGCAGCGAGATCGGCCGCGCGCGGCGCCGCATCGGCTATTGGGTGTGGGAGATGGAGCATCTGCCCAAGGCGTGGCGGCGCGACTTCTCGTCGGTCGACCGCATCTGGGCGCCGAGCGGCTACAATGCCGCACTGTACGAGGCGCAGGACGAAGCGCCGGTCGACGTGGTGCCGCATGTCGTGCCGGTCGAGGTCGACATGGCAAGCAACCGCGCGCCGATCCGCGAGGCGCTTGGGCTGCCGAGCGAGCGCCGCCTGTTCCTCTACGTGTTCGACGGCGCGAGCTATCTCGTGCGCAAAAACCCAGCGGCGCTGATCCGTGCTTTCGGCGCGAGCAAGCTGGCGGAGCAGGGTTGGTCGCTGGTGCTCAAGACCAAGCATCTGATGGACCGCGCGGGCGACGGCGAGGCGCTCGCTGCGCTGGCGGGCGAAACCGATGGCGTGATCTTGCTTGATCGCTCGCTCAGCAGCCGTGAACTCTCTGATTTGGTCGCCGCGTGCGACATCTACGTCTCGCCGCATTGCGCCGAAGGGTTTGGGCTGACGGTGGCCGAGGCGATGGCTGCGGGCCGCGTCGTCGTCGCGACCGATTATAGCGGAACGACGCAATTCCTCGACGATAGCTGTGGATTCCCCGTGCGCGCTACGTCGTGGACGCTCGCTGAGGATCATGGGCATTACACCAAGGGCGGCACCTGGGCGAAGGTCGACGAGGCCGCGCTGGCCGATGCGCTGAGCACCGCGGCGGCGCGCATCGACGCTGGCGACACGTCGATCGGGGAGGCCGCGCGCGATCGGATCGCGCAGATGCTGTCGATCGCGGCGGTCGGCGCGACGGTCGCCAAAAGTCTCGACGCCGTCCTCACCGACACCACCGACATCCGCCGCGCGCCCCCGCGGATCGAGGAAGGCGCGACCGGGACGCCGCTCTCGGCTTTCGACCCCGGCGCGATCCTGAAGGTCGTCCCGCTCAAGGCCGGCTCGCTCGTTCCAACAACAAACGCACTAGCGTCTGTGGATGATGATCGAGAAGTTTGGGCAATGTTCGTCCCCGAAAACGGCGGCGTCCATCCCCTCACCCGCCGCATCTTCGAACGCCACGCGACGCCGCGCCCCGACGTGTCGCTATTCTACGCCGACGACGCGGCGTTTGGCGAAGCGACGCTGCTCGATCAGATCCGCCTGAAGCCGCAATTCGACCAAACGCTGTTCGCCGCACAGGATTATATCGGCGCGCCGCTGTTCGTCCGCGGCTCCGCGCTCCACGAACTGGGCGGCGTAAACGAGGATCTCGGCGAGGCGGGGCTTTACGATCTTGTGTTGCGTGCGGCCGAACGCGGCATGTCGATCGGGCGCATTCCTGAGGTACTTTTGGTGCAGCCGGGCGAGCGCCCGATCGCACCGGCGGATGCGCGTCGCGCGCTGATCGAAAATTCTCCGCTGTACGCCGGCTATGACGTGTCGAGCGGGCCTGCGGCGAATACGCTGCAGCTCGCAGCACGGTTCGGCGACGATCGCCCGCAGGTCACGATCTGCGTGCCGACGCGCCGCACCGCGATCGAGGACGGCGACGGAACCTATATCGAGCGGCTGCTCGCCAGCATTGCGACGGCTGACTGGCCGGCGCATCGCCTCACCGTGATCGTCGCCGATGATATCGCCGGCAGGCCCGAGTGGGAGCACGGCGACTGGCCGTTCACGCTGCGCCGCATCGAAACGCTGCGCGAACCGCATGTGCCGTTCAACTTCGCCGCCAAGGTCAACACGCTGTGGCGCGCGGCGGAGAGCGATCTCGTCATGATCACCAACGACGATGTGGTCGCGCTCGATAGCGGATGGGTGGCGGCGCTCGCCGGCTTCGCGATGGATCGCGACGTCGGCGCGGTCGGGCCGCGGCTGCTTTACGATGATGGCACGATCCAGCATGCCGGCATCTATGGCGGCGTGCTCGGCACCAGCGTTCACGCCTGGCTTGGCCGGCGGCCGGGCGCACCGACCTATCAGGACTGGGCGATGACTCAGCGTGAGGTCTCGATGATCACCGGGGCACTGATCGCGACGCGGCGCAGCGTGCTTGAAGCGGTCGGCGGCGTCGACGAGCGCTTCAGCCTGGAGTTCAACGATGTCGACCTGTGCCTGAAGATCCGTCAGCTCGGCCTCAGGATCGTCTACAATCCAGCGGCCGAGTTGATCCATTCGGAGAAGAAGTCGCGTGGCGATACGGTGCCGCCGGGCGAGCAGCTCGCGCTGTTCCTCAGCCGCTGGCAGGATTGGCTGGCGGACGATCCGGCGCTGCCGCCGCGCCTGCGCCGCGACATGCTCGATCTCACGCCATCGGCCGGGCGGGGGGATTGGTTCGTCTGA
- a CDS encoding sulfotransferase family 2 domain-containing protein, whose protein sequence is MAFGNITKGLAPFFANERFTEELCIFIHVPKTAGSSLSAELARMRRPYRNIHRQYFYGETVTFTRIEDEIAAVIDDGTIAAARSCSGHFTWDMAAPIRTARPDARAFTFLRDPIQRVISDYRYSRTPSHPTYAQTIARFPTIEHYIEAPETQNKMARFLMPNDVVTSDQINAFIGSNYAFVGLLENYALSFNILSRLLGTNLLPSEHKRATEDTEDNHVDVTPDLHAAIAKYNQRDVALYEIARANLATVAGEWSALMAAEPPPAARG, encoded by the coding sequence GTGGCGTTTGGCAATATCACGAAAGGCCTTGCGCCCTTCTTCGCGAACGAGCGCTTCACGGAGGAACTGTGCATCTTCATCCACGTGCCGAAGACTGCGGGCTCGTCGCTATCCGCGGAGCTCGCCCGGATGCGCCGGCCGTACCGCAACATCCATCGCCAGTATTTCTACGGCGAGACGGTCACATTCACGCGGATCGAGGACGAGATCGCCGCGGTGATCGACGATGGCACGATCGCAGCGGCGCGTTCGTGCTCGGGGCACTTCACCTGGGACATGGCTGCCCCGATCCGCACCGCCCGGCCCGATGCGCGCGCCTTCACTTTCCTGCGCGATCCGATCCAACGCGTCATTTCCGACTATCGCTATTCGCGCACGCCATCCCACCCGACCTACGCACAGACGATCGCGCGCTTCCCGACGATCGAGCATTATATTGAGGCACCCGAGACACAGAATAAAATGGCGCGCTTCCTGATGCCGAATGACGTCGTCACCTCTGATCAGATCAACGCCTTCATCGGCAGCAACTACGCCTTTGTCGGCCTGCTCGAAAACTATGCCCTGTCGTTCAACATCCTCTCGCGACTGCTGGGCACGAACCTGCTCCCGTCCGAGCACAAGCGAGCGACCGAGGACACGGAGGACAATCACGTGGACGTCACCCCGGACCTCCACGCTGCGATCGCAAAGTACAATCAGCGCGACGTGGCATTGTACGAGATTGCGCGGGCGAACCTCGCGACAGTGGCCGGTGAATGGAGCGCGCTGATGGCGGCCGAACCGCCACCCGCCGCGCGCGGGTAA
- the rpoH gene encoding RNA polymerase sigma factor RpoH — translation MASGNLPATIPALGGEQSLNRYLAEIKKFPILAPEQEYMLAKRFQEHGDTEAAAQLVTSHLRLVAKIAMGYRGYGLPVSELISEGNIGLMQGVKKFEPDRGFRLATYAMWWIRASIQEFILRSWSLVKMGTTASQKKLFFNLRRMKARLDAFEDGDLKPEHLTKIATDLGVTEADVTSMNRRMAMGGDTSLNVSMREDGEGQWQDWLQDDSPLQDQVVAEAQEADVRHGMLVSAMDDLNDREKHILTERRLTDDPKTLEELSQVYGVSRERVRQIEVRAFEKLQKAMMKIAGEKRLLTA, via the coding sequence ATGGCTAGCGGCAACCTCCCGGCGACAATCCCGGCGCTCGGCGGCGAGCAAAGCCTCAATCGATACCTCGCCGAGATCAAGAAATTCCCGATCCTGGCGCCCGAGCAGGAATATATGCTCGCCAAGCGTTTTCAAGAACATGGCGATACCGAAGCGGCAGCGCAGCTCGTCACCAGCCATCTCCGCCTCGTCGCGAAGATTGCCATGGGCTACCGCGGCTATGGCCTGCCGGTGTCCGAGCTGATCAGCGAAGGCAACATCGGCCTGATGCAGGGCGTGAAGAAGTTCGAGCCCGATCGCGGGTTCCGACTCGCAACCTATGCGATGTGGTGGATCCGCGCCTCGATCCAGGAATTCATCCTGCGTTCGTGGAGCCTCGTGAAAATGGGCACCACCGCGTCACAGAAGAAGCTGTTCTTCAACCTGCGTCGCATGAAGGCCCGGCTCGATGCGTTCGAAGACGGCGATCTCAAGCCCGAGCATCTGACGAAGATCGCGACCGATCTCGGCGTTACCGAGGCCGATGTCACCAGCATGAACCGTCGCATGGCGATGGGCGGCGATACGTCGCTCAATGTCTCGATGCGTGAGGACGGTGAGGGTCAGTGGCAGGATTGGCTGCAGGACGATTCGCCGTTGCAGGATCAGGTCGTCGCCGAGGCGCAGGAAGCTGACGTCCGGCACGGCATGCTCGTAAGCGCGATGGACGATCTCAATGATCGCGAGAAGCATATCCTGACGGAACGTCGCCTGACCGACGATCCCAAGACGCTCGAGGAACTCAGCCAAGTCTATGGCGTCAGTCGCGAGCGCGTCCGCCAGATCGAGGTGCGCGCATTTGAAAAGCTGCAAAAGGCGATGATGAAGATCGCCGGCGAGAAGCGCTTACTTACCGCCTGA